A genomic stretch from Arachis stenosperma cultivar V10309 chromosome 3, arast.V10309.gnm1.PFL2, whole genome shotgun sequence includes:
- the LOC130969177 gene encoding phragmoplastin DRP1C, producing MATMTSLIGLINKIQRACTVLGDHGGEGMSLWEALPSVAVVGGQSSGKSSVLESVVGRDFLPRGSGIVTRRPLVLQLHKTEDGQEYAEFLHLPRKRFTDFAAVRKEISDETDRITGKTKQISNIPIQLSIYSPHVVNLTLIDLPGLTKVAVEGQPDTIVQDIENMVRSYVEKPNCIILAISPANQDIATSDAIKIAREVDPSGERTFGVVTKLDLMDKGTNAVDVLEGRQYRLQHPWVGIVNRSQADINRNVDMIAARRKEREYFETSPEYGHLAHKMGSEYLAKLLSQHLEQVIRQKIPSIIALINKTIDELNAELDRIGRPIAVDSGAQLYTILEMCRAFDKVFKEHLDGGRPGGDRIYGVFDNQLPAALKKLPFDRHLALKNVQRVVTEADGYQPHLIAPEQGYRRLIEGSIGYFKGPAEASVDAVHFVLKELVRKSISETEELKRFPTLANDIATAANEALERFREESRKTVIRLVDMESSYLTVEFFRKIHLEGERGPNAPNSNRNDKNDRSERNAPNPAMDNPDYHLRKIGSNVNAYINMVCDSLKNSIPKAVVYCQVREAKRSLLNYFYVQVGKKEKEKLGAMLDEDPALMEKRNQLAKRLELYKQARDDIDSVAWRS from the exons ATGGCGACCATGACGAGCTTGATCGGTCTTATCAATAAGATCCAGCGGGCCTGCACGGTGCTCGGAGATCACGGCGGCGAGGGCATGTCCCTCTGGGAGGCTCTTCCCTCCGTCGCCGTCGTCGGAGGACAG AGTTCAGGAAAATCCTCAGTGTTGGAAAGCGTGGTCGGTAGGGATTTCCTACCTCGCGGATCTG GTATTGTTACGCGGAGACCGCTGGTGCTGCAACTTCATAAGACAGAGGATGGCCAGGAATACGCCGAGTTTCTTCACTTACCGCGAAAGAGATTCACTGACTTCG CTGCTGTGAGGAAGGAAATTTCAGATGAAACAGATCGCATAACCGGGAAGACGAAACAAATTTCTAACATTCCAATTCAACTCAGCATTTATTCGCCACATG TTGTAAACTTAACCCTTATAGATCTTCCTGGGTTGACAAAGGTTGCAGTAG AGGGACAACCAGACACTATTGTTCAAGATATTGAAAACATGGTCCGTTCGTATGTTGAGAAG CCAAATTGCATTATCTTGGCTATCTCTCCTGCAAATCAAGATATTGCCACTTCAGATGCTATAAAAATTGCTAGAGAAGTTGATCCATCAG GTGAACGGACATTTGGAGTGGTTACCAAACTTGATCTTATGGATAAAGGAACTAATGCCGTTGAT GTCCTTGAGGGAAGGCAATACAGACTGCAGCATCCATGGGTTGGAATTGTGAACCGTTCACAAGCGGATATTAACAGAAATGTTGACATGATTGCTGCTCGTAGGAAGGAGCGTGAGTATTTTGAGACAAGTCCTGAATATGGACATTTGGCACATAAAATGGGCTCAGAATATCTAGCTAAGCTTCTATCTCAG CATTTGGAGCAAGTTATCAGACAGAAGATCCCTAGTATCATTGCCTTAATAAATAAGACGATAGACGAGCTTAATGCAGAGTTGGATCGTATAGGCAGACCCATTGCTGTGGACTCAGGG GCCCAACTATACACTATTTTAGAGATGTGTCGTGCGTTTGACAAAGTATTTAAGGAACACCTGGACGGAGG ACGTCCTGGTGGAGACCGGATATATGGAGTTTTTGATAATCAATTACCAGCTGCTTTAAAAAAACTTCCATTCGATCGTCATCTCGCCTTGAAAAATGTCCAGAGAGTTGTCACTGAAGCTGATGGGTATCAGCCCCATCTGATTGCCCCAGAGCAGGGTTATAGAAGACTCATTGAAGGGTCTATTGGCTATTTCAAAGGCCCAGCTGAAGCCTCTGTGGATGCC GTACACTTCGTTTTGAAGGAACTTGTACGGAAGTCAATTTCTGAAACTGAG GAATTAAAAAGATTTCCGACACTTGCAAATGATATAGCAACTGCTGCAAATGAAGCTTTGGAAAGATTTCGCGAAGAAAGCAGGAAGACAGTTATACGATTGGTTGATATGGAGTCTAGCTATCTAACAGTAGAATTTTTCAGGAAGATTCATCTAGAAGGAGAAAGGGGTCCAAATGCGCCAAATTCAAATCGTAATGATAAGAATGATCGGAGTGAACGTAATGCTCCCAATCCCGCAATGGACAATCCTGACTATCACCTCCGGAAGATTG GATCAAATGTTAATGCCTATATCAACATGGTTTGCGATTCACTTAAGAATTCTATACCAAAGGCCGTGGTATATTGTCAAGTTAGAGAGGCCAAGAGATCATTGCTTAACTACTTTTATGTTCAAGTTGGGAAGAAGGAG AAAGAGAAATTGGGCGCCATGTTGGATGAAGATCCAGCTCTGATGGAAAAGAGAAATCAACTTGCTAAAAGGCTTGAATTGTACAAGCAAGCTAGGGATGACATTGATTCCGTGGCCTGGAGATCATGA